The Actinomyces sp. oral taxon 414 genome has a segment encoding these proteins:
- a CDS encoding exodeoxyribonuclease III codes for MRLATWNVNSVRTRVDRIIAFLERENIDALAMQETKCKPEQFPLEAFAAAGYEVAVHGLNQWNGVAIASRVGLADVATSFPGQPAWAAKEGADAVVEARALGATVGGTAGAGSSTDRVMPPKAGAAGAAGSAVGPGPAAASEPVRLWSLYVPNGRELTHPHYEYKLAWLEALRHCVINWLAADPDRVLALAGDWNVAPRDEDVWDMSVFEGATHVSAPERAALAALAEAGLTEVTRERVTNYTYWDYQRLRFPRNEGMRIDFVYGSAALAARVTGAAIDRDERKGKGASDHVPVIVDLA; via the coding sequence ATGCGACTGGCCACCTGGAACGTCAACTCCGTGCGCACCCGCGTCGACCGCATTATCGCCTTCCTCGAGCGCGAGAACATCGACGCCCTGGCGATGCAGGAGACCAAGTGCAAGCCGGAACAGTTCCCGCTCGAGGCCTTCGCGGCCGCCGGCTACGAGGTGGCCGTCCACGGGCTGAACCAGTGGAACGGCGTGGCGATCGCCTCCCGGGTGGGGCTGGCCGACGTCGCCACCTCCTTCCCCGGGCAGCCGGCCTGGGCCGCCAAGGAGGGGGCGGATGCGGTGGTCGAGGCGCGGGCGCTGGGGGCCACCGTGGGCGGGACGGCGGGGGCGGGGTCGTCAACGGACCGCGTCATGCCGCCGAAGGCCGGGGCGGCCGGGGCCGCGGGGTCGGCAGTGGGGCCGGGGCCAGCGGCGGCGTCGGAACCGGTGCGGCTGTGGAGCCTGTACGTGCCCAACGGGCGGGAGCTCACCCACCCCCACTACGAGTACAAGCTCGCCTGGCTGGAGGCGCTGCGGCACTGCGTCATCAACTGGCTCGCGGCTGACCCGGACCGGGTGCTGGCGCTCGCGGGCGACTGGAACGTGGCGCCGCGGGACGAGGACGTGTGGGACATGAGCGTCTTCGAGGGGGCCACGCACGTCTCGGCACCCGAGCGCGCCGCCCTGGCCGCCCTCGCGGAGGCGGGGCTGACCGAGGTGACCCGCGAGCGCGTCACCAACTACACCTACTGGGACTACCAGAGGCTGCGCTTCCCCAGGAACGAGGGGATGCGGATCGACTTCGTCTACGGCTCGGCCGCACTGGCCGCGCGGGTGACCGGCGCGGCGATCGACCGCGACGAGCGCAAGGGCAAGGGGGCCTCCGACCACGTCCCCGTCATTGTCGATCTCGCCTGA
- a CDS encoding SDR family NAD(P)-dependent oxidoreductase gives MGTALITGATAGIGLELAWQLAQAHHDLVLVARDRARLETVAEELRQFAGVGVQVLAADLSEPGDLARVAERVRVSQPDADLPIAVPSASAEAAAGPAEADAAAVSSAGPATDTTALPADHLHTTAEVEARPIDLLVNNAGFAVGQDFVSGSIEQERRALAVMVGAVMELTHAAVPGMVARGHGAVLNVASVTALTAMGTYAAHKAWVRTFTEGLASELRGTGVTATVLNPGLTHTEFHARAAMDESAWPAFVWLQADDVARQALDAVRRGQVICTPSLRYQIANAALRASPRWLVRRVTGRASSGTRTGPVAEPSDALAG, from the coding sequence ATGGGAACCGCACTTATTACCGGGGCCACTGCCGGCATCGGCCTGGAACTGGCCTGGCAGCTGGCGCAGGCCCACCATGATCTGGTCCTCGTCGCCCGCGACCGGGCGCGCCTGGAGACCGTCGCCGAGGAGCTGCGGCAGTTCGCCGGCGTGGGGGTGCAGGTCCTCGCCGCGGATCTGTCCGAGCCCGGTGATCTCGCCCGCGTCGCCGAGCGGGTGAGGGTAAGCCAGCCCGACGCCGACCTCCCGATCGCCGTCCCGTCCGCCTCCGCCGAGGCCGCCGCCGGCCCCGCCGAGGCCGACGCTGCTGCCGTTTCGTCCGCCGGCCCCGCCACCGACACCACCGCCCTTCCCGCCGACCACCTGCACACCACCGCCGAGGTCGAGGCCCGCCCCATCGACCTGCTCGTCAATAACGCGGGCTTCGCCGTCGGCCAGGACTTCGTCTCGGGGTCGATCGAGCAGGAGCGGCGCGCACTGGCGGTCATGGTGGGGGCCGTTATGGAGCTGACCCACGCCGCCGTACCGGGAATGGTGGCGCGCGGCCACGGCGCCGTCCTCAATGTCGCCAGCGTGACGGCGCTGACGGCCATGGGCACCTACGCGGCGCACAAGGCCTGGGTGCGGACCTTCACCGAGGGCCTGGCCAGCGAGCTGCGCGGCACCGGCGTGACCGCCACCGTCCTCAACCCGGGGCTCACGCACACCGAGTTCCACGCCCGGGCGGCCATGGACGAGTCCGCCTGGCCCGCCTTCGTGTGGTTGCAGGCCGACGACGTCGCCCGGCAGGCCCTGGACGCCGTCCGCCGCGGGCAGGTGATCTGTACGCCCTCGCTGCGCTACCAGATCGCGAACGCGGCGTTGCGGGCCAGTCCGCGCTGGCTGGTGCGCAGGGTGACCGGTCGCGCGAGCTCGGGGACTCGGACGGGGCCGGTCGCGGAGCCCTCGGACGCTCTCGCCGGGTGA